From the Ctenopharyngodon idella isolate HZGC_01 chromosome 3, HZGC01, whole genome shotgun sequence genome, one window contains:
- the LOC127508862 gene encoding uncharacterized protein LOC127508862 → MYQGVPRELQRLIETWWACRHNSCKTVKDRLPAIIHLLKQISEDRNADRAVEAKGLLAQIDLKFICLLITLTKIFGEIKHLSDILQSSQLNLGIAVTLVDSLVDTLNGYREGSVFNEIWDNTMTLAEQCSVSVVSSGCQVTPSSRIEGFYISTPIAQRQVSTDKESYRTGSFISIIDVLLSEMKRRFSKENCVTMEGIQALNPGSPTFCEKNVLFPFASQYNCSTEDLEYEIPQLKRVLERKQTSGVEVPSNLIDLTVFLEPYREVFHEMFKLYKIALALPVSTAACERCFSVLKLIETVLRNTMSYERLSNLGVLSVESRRARAINLDDFVEVFAKRHGNRRIKLY, encoded by the coding sequence ATGTATCAGGGGGTGCCAAGAGAATTACAAAGGTTGATAGAGACATGGTGGGCATGTAGGCATAATTCATGCAAAACAGTAAAGGATAGACTGCCAGCCATCATACATCTACTCAAACAAATCTCTGAAGACCGAAACGCTGACAGAGCTGTTGAAGCGAAAGGTCTATTAGCACAAATAGATCTCAAGTTCATTTGCCTCCTTATTACACTCACCAAAATTTTTGGTGAGATCAAGCACCTGTCTGACATTTTACAGTCCTCACAACTGAATTTGGGCATAGCTGTTACCCTTGTTGATTCGCTTGTTGACACATTGAATGGATATCGAGAAGGCTCTGTCTTCAATGAAATTTGGGACAACACAATGACTCTTGCCGAGCAATGTAGTGTCAGTGTTGTATCTTCAGGATGTCAGGTCACACCAAGCTCTAGGATTGAAGGGTTTTACATTTCCACACCAATAGCTCAGAGACAGGTCAGCACAGATAAGGAATCATATAGGACAGGCtcctttatttcaattattgaTGTACTTCTCTCTGAGATGAAGAGAAGGTTTTCTAAAGAGAATTGTGTCACAATGGAAGGGATACAGGCCTTGAATCCTGGAAGTCCCacattttgtgagaaaaatgtattgtttcCATTTGCCTCACAATACAACTGTAGCACTGAGGACCTAGAATATGAAATTCCTCAACTTAAACGAGTTCTTGAAAGGAAGCAAACAAGCGGTGTGGAAGTGCCGTCCAATTTAATAGACCTCACAGTTTTCCTTGAGCCATATAGGGAGGTTTTCCATGAGATGTTTAAACTTTACAAAATTGCTCTTGCATTACCTGTGAGCACTGCAGCATGTGAGCGCTGTTTTTCTGTGCTAAAGTTGATTGAGACTGTCTTGAGAAATACAATGAGTTACGAACGATTGAGCAACTTGGGGGTGTTAAGTGTAGAGTCAAGAAGGGCAAGGGCCATAAATCTTGATGATTTTGTTGAAGTGTTTGCAAAAAGACACGGCAATAGAAGAATAAAGCTGTACTGA